DNA sequence from the Pungitius pungitius chromosome 16, fPunPun2.1, whole genome shotgun sequence genome:
CAGACACAGTTGTACTTGAATCTGAGCGATTCCCCTGTGACCGTTAtactattatatattatatatatcattacTCAGGCATTAATGTAAAACGGGAATGTACTGTTTTTGTTGGCGGAGGAGGAGCTTGTTTATTAGTATTCATGGATGATTACTTTTATTAAgggattcatttcattcatttttcagtgGAAAATGAAACCACCACAACGTTTGTTTTGTCCAACCAACTGTAAAAGCTCAACATCATCCTGTCACgattacaaaaaaacatcaacatcattcaattaaaagcaaatgttatatttgtgaAGCTGCAGCCCTGAAATGTTCTTCCAAGAAAAAGTAGCAGACGACTTTAGTAATCTGAAAGCACCACGGGCCTCACTTTGATCTGCTTTGTCTTTCTTCCAGAGATCATACACGAGGAGCATCAAATATACAACCCGCAGACGTTGTGAGTGTCGTTGTGTCGCTTCATTTGATCTCAAATCATGTGTGCAGAGATATTATCGACACCATGTGGACTTGATAAAGGTTTTGATCTATGGATGTCTGATGGAAGATGTATTGAATTTATGGAacgtgtgttttttcctctaaACACATCAATGTGAAACCCCGTCAGTCCCATCGCAGCATTCTACGGAATTGTTTTATctgatatttaataaatattggAATTGGTTTGTTATTTGTATCCCTGCAGCCAACGTGGGGGGAGTGTGTTTGCTGTGACACAATCAAAAACAGGCAAGTGagaatttatttctatttctaatgtTTACCTTAATTTGATGTGACATTACATGTGTTTAAGTACAAATTTATGGTACTTCTTCTTTACCTAACTATTACTACCAGAGAGATATATTGTGCTAGTCAATGCACTACATTTGTCCGACGGGCTTAAGTTACTTTTCAGACCTCGTTTGACTGAACTTTGACAccttttttgccatttttaattttcagtCACCAGACCGAATCAGATCACCTGCGCCGCAGCGTACGTACACTCCGACTCACACTGCAGGATAGCAAATGTATCTTTAGAGGAACACAACTGTTTCTGTGGGAAGAAGCTGGATGTGAAACGTACATTCGGTGCAGAGCTGGAGCGACacggctagcttagcttagcttagcttagcattaggaCTGGAAATGGGGGCCCTTTTTTATCTCTTTATTTGtacataaaaatgaaacactgaTTTCAGTCAGTCATGTTTGTATTTAGAGGTTCAGAGGTGAGGACACATCCAAAGGTTTGTCTTGAAATAtagggttttgtttgttttttcagtgaAAAAACAGAGGAACTTGGGGACTTTTCGACAGGTAAGATCCTCGTGTTCATTCTCATGTCACAAGTCTTTCAACACGTTACTCTGCACAGAGTGTTAAATCAAATCATTGCGTGCAGCAGCAGAAATGGATGATCAGTCGGACTATCAAAATATCTCAAATGGtaaatttgcacacacacacaacacagtgaATACAGccatctttaaaagtgttatttttcaCATGTTGTTACTGTGTTGCTGCagctcaaacaggaagtgtggaACACACATATGTGTAAGTTTGGAAGCGGTTTTGCtatattttctcatttaaaaaaatgttttatatacatatatacacataacatACATGTAAAAAcagaacacgcagttaaaacacatttgtgtaTTGTCTTATAGAGCTCCACTTGCAGACCTCGTGTATGAAAATGAACCAGACGCAACTGGTGCGTATCTGCATTTTACCACATAAACTCcttacaaaaatataaaatggatTGACATATAAGAAAATACTTTCAAAACTAATTCTTCTGTTTATCATTCATTAAATGCcctttttatacttttaaagATGCTGATCCAGGTGTCTATGCTAACATCCAGGTTCCATCACCTCCATCCAGTACAAACGGTTAGCTCATTGAATCACAATATTGACACGGAACTGAAATGTTCAAATGTCAAAAACATTTGACGCTTTAGTTAAACTCATTTCAAACAGAGGAGGACGACTACGAGAACACAGAGTTTCTGGAACAAGTGGTGCAGGAGCAGGACGACTGTGAGTGCCGTGAATAATGCTCCTTCAGTTGTACGTTACACGGTTCTGTGTTAATCTGTGATGAGGAAACTACTTTAGGCCAATGAAGTTAAATCTGATTGATGATCTGATGCAACGATACCACATGAAAGCCACCCCCAAAAAGGTTCAAACCCTCCCTCTAAAGATTCCTAAACCGTCTTTTCAGATGAGCCGGACTACGTGAATGAACACGGCTGACTGCGCGGGACGTGAACCTCGGCCTGCACTCTGAACTTTGTTgagtttaagtttttttttgtttttttatctgcgAACGAGGATGTAAGTTACCAAGTACCTTAGTTGTGTGTTGAAGCTGAGCTGAGTGGTGCTAAATCCAGGTGACAATGTAGGAAGGCTCAAGTGGTGTCACGTCACTCGCCCCACAGGTCTTTTAAGCTTGTTTAAAGTAGATCAACAGGAAAGTTTAATATTGAAAATGTAAACACGTCATAGAAGTTTTTCTATTTATTCATATCCTAAACAAGATTTAgtaatgatttttttaatacatttttttcctatTCATTATTTACAGtacagtattttttttgcaccgccTGAACTCTGTATAATAAACGTGTAcatgttaaatatacattttgttatGGTCCCCTGACTTTCTACTGTAGATTCTTCATCTGTACATTCCCATATGTCTCGTGTGTAGCATCTTAAAATCATAAAAAAGTACACGCATACCATGTAGTGGAGAAAAGTAACTTCCTCAAACTTGTGCTTAAATAAAAACAGTCAGTGGAGGAGTGGAGTCATTATCACAACCAGTCATAAGACCGTTGCAAGTTAAAATAAGAGGAAACGACGACAACTCGTTTACAGATAGATGGATTTATTAATCTGATCAGCTGACATCGACACGGCGGAAACAAAGAAAGGTTTTTAAAGACAGAACTACGTACATCAAATGAACCGTTGAGTTATATTTAGTGTGGCTGAAGCAGAGATGTTTCCAAGTGGGTGGCAAAAGTGaaacaatacacacagacagacacacacatcctcacGCGTTCACACTGAACACCTAAACAAGTTTAGGCGCTGCTCAGGGAGTCCACACCTGGCAGGACTTTACCTGAAAAAAAGGGACAGAAAGACACAGTCAGTGGAAAGATTTACTCGtcactcttttatttatttgggaaGGAGCATCACGCCTTCAGTCACTCaccctccagcagctccaggctGGCGCCGCCTCCAGTGCTGACATGGCTGACCTTGTCTTCCGTGTTCCACTTGGCGCAGCAGGTGGCGGTGTCGCCCCCgcctgcacacaaagacacatcacacacacacacacacacacacacattagtagGAACATTAGTCTGAAGACATTTGTCTAGTGTCAGACCCAGTTGACTTTTGGGGGCGGTCTCGTGTTTTACGATGTGGTTTTTAGTATTTAGCGCTTCCCTCACCGATGATTGTGATGCAGCCGGATTTGGTCACCTCCACCACCTTGTCCATCATGTCTTTCGTCCCTTTGGCAAAATTCTCCCACTCGAACACACCGACCGGGCCGTTCCACACGATCTGCTTGGCCCTGGCCACCGCCTCCCCGTAGGCCTTAGAGCTCTCCGGCCCGCAGTCCAGACCCTGCAGGCGAGATCAGAATGAACCACGCAGCagagcctaaaaaaaaaaaaaaaaaaaaggaacaatccGTTAAGAAGAAGACGAGACCTACCATCCAGCCGGCGGGGATGCCGGCAGCGACGGTCGCCGTGCCGACGGCGGCTTTCTCGTCAAACTTCTCAGCGGTGACGAAGTCGACGGGCAGCGTGATCTTGACGCCGTTCTTCTCGGCCTTGGCCATCAGGTCCTTGACGATGCCGGCGCCCTCCTCGTCGTACAGGGACGTGCCGATCTGAGGAGAGAGAACATCGTCTGGTATGGAGCTGGTGTACTTTCTCTGGTGAGAAACCGATGTCTCCGTTGTCAGAATGAAAGCTGTTCACCACCAGGtcagataaaaacatttttttaagttCTTTGTTTGCGTCACGATCGACCAAAATTCCACCTCTTGAACTTTGTTCAACAAACAGATTGACAAAAGACCAAGTTTCGACACTCCGTCACTATGGTATCAATGAGGTGTACGATGTCTGCCTCCATCTCAATACAAAGGAGCGGAGCAGACTTCAGATTTTGGCTACTTGGTTATTTTGTGTTGCAAGAATACACATATTCATTTTCCCTTTCGGACGTGTTTTATCGTTTATAGACTTGACGGTCAGATATTGGCAAATGAAGGGACGCTTTCGGAACCAAGACGTTAAACAATCTCTAGAACCTGCTCCCCTTCTGTTCGGAAAATTCTTAACTACTTCCTGCAGAAAGCCCAAATGTCAAAGCTCCATAATGCATTGAGCTTAAGGTTATTCAAAATATGAATTGTAATAAAATGTGAACGTGTCAACTGGAGAAAACCAAGTGTTTGATAGCACATTGGAGAGCAGCTTCATGCAGagtaagcatgtttttttttgtccacctcACCTCCATGTTGTTAAGGACTTTGAGGAAGGTGAAGGCCATGCCGCCACCGATGATCATCTCGTCGACTTGATCCAACATGTTGTTGATCAGCTGGATCTTATCTTTCACCTTCGCTCTGAGACCGAGACAGAGGCCGCACACATCAGCAAAGAACGCATTTACGAGAGAAAGAGCAAGAAGTCAGATGGAGGTGTACATCTAAACGGGTTCATTTAATGGCTTATGAAAATTAGCTTGGGTCTCTGCTTTGGGGATGCAACAAATGCATATCCTCAGTGATTAATCTGCTGTTTATTTGCTTAAGTAACTACCTATAAAATGTGACCAATGTAGGCAAATAAGATGTTGCTGATCCTGAGCCGCATTCATGccacaattaaatgaaaaaaaggtggCTGGGATTAAGTTGTAAAATGTTGTTCAGTTCAGATAAACCATCTGATTTCTATTTTAACACAATTTCAACCCAAAATCAATCCAACTGCATGGACCACTTTATGAAAATAAGCAGAATTCCAACACGTTGCAGCATAGGAAATTCAAAATCTATGtggaaactaaaaaataaaaatgtgcctACAGTCTGAGCCACCAGCACGTTGTGTTGAAGTGAGCCGCACTCACCCTCCCAGGATGGCCAGGAAGGGCCTCTTGGGTTTCTCCAGAGCCATGGCGAAGTAGTCCAGCTCCTTCTTCATCAGGAAGCCGGCCGCCTTCTGGGGCAGATTGACTCCCACCATGGAGCTGAGGGCGAGGAGCAGTCACATCACCACAGAGCTCCCGCCCTCCGTCCTCCGGTAAGTCGGCGCGCCGCTTACCTGTGGGCTCGGTGAGCCGTGCCGAAGGCGTCGTTGACGTAGACGTCGCCCAGTTTGGAAAGGGAGGCCCTGAAGGAGTCGATGTCACCCTGAGAGGCCTTGGTCTGAGGgacgagacaaaaaaaaaaaaaaaagtttaaaagcaTGAAAACCAGACCCTTATTGTGAGCGGGGGGGAAAAGAAGATGTGGTTTCTCACAGAACATCAACAAGTAAAAACACAGATGGAAAATAACAGCAGATTATACTTTtccttaaaataaatattataaaggCAGGACGTTTAAGAGTATTTCCACATAGTGGTAATATTACTTCCTTCCTTGATTAGatgatgcagtgtgtgtgtgtgtgtgtgtgtgtgtgtgtctcattgtCTATGAGGTTCTTGCTGCCCTTTCACAAACTGGAgggcggaaaaaaaaagatcacaagAGCTTTTGAGTGTTGTTCAAATGTCACTTGAGTCTCACGCTTCCTGCCGATTCGGTCACGCAGACGGATTTCCACCTTCTCCCAAAAGTGTCAGGAAGGCCACGATCGTCTGTGCTGCACATGTAGTTCATGGAATCGTCACAAAAGGAGTCGGGACAACACTTTCGGGTTTGTGATAAAGTCTGATAGTCCAGCAGCACAGTAGTAAACCAACACACCCCCCCACAGGCCACATACCAACCAGGCCAGGAAAAGAAACATCCAGCCCGGGGCAGCGCCGCTGACCTTCAGGATAAATGTCAGCAGGTCAAAGCTGCTGATCTCTCGTCATACTGAGGCAAAGCCTGCTCATTCTGGAGGACCACACGACCTCCttgcattttattctgaaaacccTGTAgtgttttaattttaaaaacattcactaaaacatataattttctgtttttcctccGGGTGACCCAGGAGAAAAAATCCAGAGGGGTTCTAAGAAttcgctcttttttttcttctttttttaaacaattgtaCTTGAATTTGATGTCTGTTAAGAAAAAACATGCAGCTTACATCCCAGGCCataattcactttttaaaaaggagtttaaaaaaaagtctcccaTCCCAAAAAATTATCTTCACATTTATGAACAGACGGATACTTTGTATCTTTTGATCCAAGATTAAAATAAGTTGCAAGATTCAAACATTCAATCTGTGACTAattctgcaaaaaaagaaatctgctgcTCCCTTGGTGGGGAGAGGCAGGGCGACGCCTCACCTTGTTACCGGAGGCGTCCTTGCCCTTTCCCTCCTCGGCGACGTGGAAGCGAAGGTTCTCCAGCAGCAGGACGGATCCGGTGGCCGGGTCGGCGCAGGCGGCTTCCACCTCGGCCCCCACACAGTCCTTCAGGAAGGTGACATCTCTGCAGAGTCAGAGGAAACGGGACTCTTCATTCTCAGAATTAATTGTTTGGAAATATTACAAAAGCGTCTGTTTAGTGGAAATTGTTTTAGTCAGGTCAgtttgctttttgtctttttttgtgtgtattggtcaaattcaaagaaaaacggttttaaaaaaaaaatgaatcttttaAATAAGCATTCAATGCTACTCAGTGCATGGAGCAAAAATCAGTGGCTTTCATTGTGAAGAAGCCTCATTAAATGCATTTGACTGGTTATTGCTTGATATAAAAGGAGATTCTGGTTATGGACTTACACTTTCTTCCTAAACCAAGTCACTCCATCAACTAACCTCCCCAGCAGAGTCTTGAGCTCGGCGGCGACGGGCTCCAGCGAGTATTTCTCGGGCACAAAGTTTCCGTCAGGGCGACCCAGGTGGCTCATCAACACCACGGATTTGGCCCCGTTGTCCAGGCAGTGTTGGATGCTGGGAACAGCTGCCTTGATCCTGAGAATCAACGCGACAGTTTTACTCCAACGCTTCCCTTAAAGAACCCGTGTGCTTGGCTTAAAAAGATGAatcttttgttttccatttatGTGAAGGATTTCTTCATAAATGACTTTACCTCTGGTTGTTTGTGATCTTCTTGTCTTTCATTGGAACGTTGAAGTCAaccctaaaagaaaagaaaactagaATGACACATTTTGACATGGAATTTTATTTGAGCGTCAGTTTTATTTTACGTTCCAGTATTTTGTCACAAATGTATGTTCATTTTTTAGCACTACAGACAACTTTGTTTGTTGCTGCGTCACATTCTGGTGCTTGgcagtaaaacacagacacgttCAGCCTCTGAACACCGAGCTGGTGGCGCATGCAGCGGTGCACACGGGAACACGCTGCATCCCTCGTACTCCAGGCAGTTACATAACCACATCCACCCTCCACTTCTGTGTCAGAGGACCAGATTCACTGAGACACATGAtcaggcctcacacacacacacacacacacacacaatgctacAACAGCTATCCGTTGTCCGAGTTGGATCCCCAGCAGTCAGCGATTCAGCCGGCTCAGCGGTTCTTGCGCCATTAGAACAACTGTAGTAGTTTTCCACCCTTCAGAGTGGATCCAGGATATCATGGACGGTTTGGCTGCATCGTTtaaacatgtacacacatgcaATTGTTAACGGCATACCTAAGCTAGTGGCCTACATAAGACCACAAAGAACGaaacatgtcatttttaattcaattcGATATACCAATACCAATTAAATTGGGTAAGAGTTTCTTTGACTTCATTAATTGAGATAAGgctaactttaaaaaaaatgtatttagtttatCTCTCAGATAAGCCTCAACTGCTTTATTTTGGAACAGATTTCTGACGGACACTACTGGGTCTCTACGGCAACGTCacgccttccttccttcctttttattCTGGACCAGCATCTCAAACAATGCCTTCCCATGTACAGCCAGAAGTGCATTGAACTAATACGCGACTGCGGCAGACCCGGGTCTGATTCCAAGGGACTCATTGCCTCTACACGGAGGACAACCCAAAGCGGAGGGAGTTTGACCTTTTAACAGCGGAGGCTGGTGGTGTCGAACCTTGTCCTATGCTGCCGTTCATTGCATCACCGATCTGAGCAAACCAACATGACCTGTGACATTTCCAAGGAGGGCGTGGGTTTCAAGTGCCAATGGCCgtcgtatatatatatggtaaatggaaataaaattaCTTTGCAGATTCTGAATGAGAATCATGATGCATTATTAGAGGCCAAGTTACTCAGCTGTATATATAAAGTATTATATAACGTAATTGAGGACATCAATGCAGTCAGGGATTCCAGGGGGAAATATGTACATTTTACCTCTGAAAACGGATTAGGACAACCcagcattattaaaaaaaaactttagcaTCTGCAACATGAAATACTCAAGACGTTATGCACAAATACAGATGACACATTCATTGGGAAATAACTAATCTCGATCGTCGGAACATGCCCAGATTATCGGTGTTATACATCACAGATACATTGACAGCGATTATTTGAATTATTGCAGTGATGTTACTGGACTATAAAATAGAGGATTGACTAATTTAACCTGCATGGTGGATGCATCCATTCAGCGTCTCCTCACAGGCACGTACTGTGACACGGGGAAAACGCGACAGACAACGCGTAAGGCCGTTAACCATCCGTTCAGCAGCTAAACTGGATGCATTTTGGACCGCAGGATTTGTTAGGCAGCAGAACATCTCCAAATTCCAGCTAACGTTTAGCTAGCAAATGTCAAACGACTCCCCTCCCGTTTAACTAGCGGCTCGGCTAGCTACGCGGTGGCCGCTCACCTCATAATAACCCGCTTGGCTTTGACGTCCACCTTGTCCAGGGTGAGTTTGTTCGACAGAGACATGttgcgtgttgttgtttttctttttgcttcgcCGCACTTTCCTTCGCTGGGTCTCCTCCGCTTCCTTCTCAGCCGGTTAGCTACCGAGTGACAGCAGTGACCTTAGCGAGGAGGAGTAGCTGCGGGGCGGAAACAGGCCACGCCTTCCTCTGCGCGGATTGGTAACAGTGAGAAGACGACGAGGCATTCCATTGGATGTCCCTGCTGTCTGTAGTTGGACGAAAGGCCGCGCCCCTTGATGACGCTGCAACAGCTCACCCTCATTggtgtcattacatgtcaattagctgacgcatttatccaaagtgacttacactaagtgcatttccaccgtagagatacaaactcagatgaacaagtaacaagaaagtacaattctCATCAACTAAGCAGCTTCAGATACTGGAACTTGGATCTTATTTAGGAGTCAGTTACCACAAGCCAATTGAAATGTATAAATGCTTGGGCACCGGTCTAAGTGTATCACATCGTCATTCATTTGGATGTATATGTCCTTCATTTGAGTAGTTCTTTTCTGGTTTATTATTTGACTTCTAATCGTAAACATTCAGAGAAAGAACTTTATATTTCAACACACTATTACTTCaatagtttaacatttcaaCTGAGCAAACTAGGAGTTACCACAAAGCACATCAACGAAGAGTAGGACCGCTCTTAATTTATTTGGGCAAACTAACTTGTTGGAATAAACACAGGCATTCATCGTTAATCATCTGTACAATCAGGTTTATAATGCAGGTCTGTCATGGCAGATCTTTACTCCTCAGGCTCCCTCCATGGTTTGGGCATGACCTTCCCAATAGGGGAAAGATTCCAGGTGATGCCAGTTTGAGTCAGCACCTGCCCAAAAAAGcaaatttgttttttcaaaaggaCATGGCAGACCTTTTTAATGCAAAGAAATTCCACTTTATATTTACTATATCCAAGCttgtatatataaatgaatgtgaTCTGACAAGAGAGCACCACTTACATATCCCCACACAGCAGTGCAGAAGACCAATCCACCGACCATCAGGCCGTTGCCATACTTTTGATGAAAGTCGGGGGGAGCGGTGGATCCATGCCTCACCTGCCTTGCGGCCTGACCTGGAAGGGATCAAAACATAATGGCATTATTAGGGCACAATTGCTAATTTTCTTCTCAGTTTATTCTAACAGTGGAGTTTTTCCCCCCTTCTTCCAGTGTAATCAACCAGTGCttaagttaaataaaaacatgtaaaaacataCACAACTCATAATCGTCATCTAGcctattttcaaaaaaatacaaatgttttagtACCAATAAGATTGTCATATTCGTATCGATTTACTTGTTACCAGAGTTGAgccatgtttgtgtatttctttcaaaaataaaaattgagcATATGGCAAAAGAACAAATCTTGACAAGAGTTAGATAACTTAAACCAGATATGGTTGTCCTTATTTGCCCTTCATGGACCTCATCTAGacaactttgtgtttttttttcaatgaagtTACTACAGCAAAGTAACGTTATATATTTTCAGAACTGACGTTTACCGTAACGTTAATACATAGACAGGGAAACATACAAAGGTAGATCTTATTGTGCTAACCTATGTGGATTATAACAAAGGCTACATGTAACGTTAGCGGTTTGATTCAGCTGGAATACGCGTGGCGTTTTAATCGCGAATGTTCATTTGGGTCAGTCATTTGGGAGTGTTTTTATCGAAACATTTCACGACGTTAGCGAGAGCTGCCGAAGTTAGCTTAGCTAGCAGCGTTAGCACGCTGACCTTTGTCGCCATGCAAAGACGCGGTCGAATATTTAGTCACCTGATATCAAAACTGTCGGTTCTAATAAACACGTACAGACCACACGCAGTCATCATGAAACACATGCGCGTTCCTTACCGGTGATGTTTACCGCAGCCTTAGCAAACCGGTACATGTTGACTGGTCTGGTGATTTCAGATATCCTTGAAGAACGGAAGTGCAATAAGGCCGCCGAGCGTAGACGAAACGGAAGTTACGACACCGGATGTGAACCTCCACCGATTTACCGACGCTACGTTTATACGGTTGGAAACGGTAGTTTAAAGCTCATGTTTGGACTATTAGTCATAGAAAacataaaatgttttacattatgTTATTCTGGGCTCGTATGGCCATGTCAAATTCTCAACAAAATGAATGTGGTCTctgaatacatttatatatctaAAGTAACGCCGTTTGTAGCGTagtgtcaggatggccgagtggtctaaggcgccagactcaaggacTGATCTCCTTCCTCAGTGACGGGAATTCTGGTCTCCGaatggaggcgtgggttcaaatcccacttctgacatcctttttttctttaaacaaactcTTAATAGCTTTAGAATAGAATCAACCGTGCCTATCCGTGCTTCTGTAAGATCGGCTTAGATACtcttgatatttattttgatcCTGGTATTCCATTCTCATGATCACCTTTCATCTTTATTCACCTCACATACATGCAATATGGTTGATTTAAAGATTCATCAACTAAAGGTATGTTCTTCAATACAAAGTGCAATAACGTGTTGAAGAAATACTGGGCAAACTGCAATGTTGGTACAGAATTCAGTTACAATAAGGGTTAATGCCAAGAAAATACAAAGTATTTTACAGCACTCCATGTCTCTCAATATTTCATTCCAATAAATCTATTTCCTAATAAAAGCGGTTTTAAGTTTGTGCAAAATACTAACCAACAAAAAGTTAGAATATGAAGCATAAAGAACATGCTCATTGTACAGAGATTAACTAAAAGGCattgaaataaagaaacaatattttataatattctttattaaatcaaaatatcatTTGAAGAATTATGACATTTAGTTTATGTACATCATACTAAATATATTCCCACTCTCAATGTATTTTGGGAAAGTGACCAATCGTTCAGTCGACAGAGGCcaagaaaaacatttggagAACAGATTGAACATCATTTAAAACCATTGTGTTCCGTAtacaataattatttaaaacacTTCAGACGTATGAATGAAGATAAAAAAATCTTATGAAAGTATTGGACAATAATTGTCTGACTTTTTTCAGACTTCAGATCATGGATTTAGTGTCAAAAAGAATGTAAACAAGCCCTCAGCTGAAAGGGGAATAACTGAAACGGATTTGAAAAAATTACCAGCAGCAGCTTGGACTTCATCGTGTTTACAAGTGTAGCCATTTTGTATTATGATCATTCCAACACAAACTGCACCATGTGAGGAGCAGAAGTCGTGAGAACTAAAGTCACGCACAACAGGGagggttttatattttatcatttttctgttttgtagtATATAATTGCACATTACTTTTTTCATCCGACCTACAGTCTAACTTAAAAAGGATGGAAATCAGAATTGttaaaggcaaaagaaaagcgGAAACTTCTATTTGAGGAGCTGAAAGCAGTCTTTTTTGCTTGATAAATGAGTTCACTGGTTAATAGAATATAAAATTGGGAAATGAAGATTTGACATTCAGAAAATTACCATTTAATACAAGTATTCTACAAATGTATTAACGGCGTACAAGTTCTGAGGATAACAAAATAACACTAACTACAGAGTCAGGGTCAGAGGTTAGGATTCATTTCACAGATCTAAATGGTACATttacaagaaaaaaagccaGAACTTTTTATAAAAGAATAGCTAAATAAAGTGGTTCttagttgttttatttgtgACTTTAATTCCAGTTTTATTTGTAAATTCTTGACTTCGTAATCTCAGTAATACAATTTCTATCAGAAAATAGATTCATGAGGAAACACTTTAAATCTGAATTGTTTCGTAATGAAATGCTGCCCCTGCTCTGCAATCactgttcttttttgtttacCTACAATGGCTCTAACGCACCATCATAGAATTGAGACCAGCAGATGCATTTGATGGGTTAACAAGACACCTGCCAGTCATCTTCTCATTTAGTGTAA
Encoded proteins:
- the si:dkey-183i3.6 gene encoding LAT2 domain-containing protein isoform X2, giving the protein MIGDSSPLAAALGVVLVMGLSLLSVLCLRCKKKSKIIHEEHQIYNPQTFQRGGSVFAVTQSKTVTRPNQITCAAAEKTEELGDFSTAEMDDQSDYQNISNAQTGSVEHTYVAPLADLVYENEPDATDADPGVYANIQVPSPPSSTNEEDDYENTEFLEQVVQEQDDYEPDYVNEHG
- the si:dkey-183i3.6 gene encoding LAT2 domain-containing protein isoform X1 translates to MIGDSSPLAAALGVVLVMGLSLLSVLCLRCKKKSKIIHEEHQIYNPQTFQRGGSVFAVTQSKTVTRPNQITCAAAEKTEELGDFSTAAEMDDQSDYQNISNAQTGSVEHTYVAPLADLVYENEPDATDADPGVYANIQVPSPPSSTNEEDDYENTEFLEQVVQEQDDYEPDYVNEHG
- the LOC119215163 gene encoding cytochrome c oxidase subunit 7B, mitochondrial; translated protein: MYRFAKAAVNITGQAARQVRHGSTAPPDFHQKYGNGLMVGGLVFCTAVWGYVLTQTGITWNLSPIGKVMPKPWREPEE
- the pgk1 gene encoding phosphoglycerate kinase 1, whose amino-acid sequence is MSLSNKLTLDKVDVKAKRVIMRVDFNVPMKDKKITNNQRIKAAVPSIQHCLDNGAKSVVLMSHLGRPDGNFVPEKYSLEPVAAELKTLLGRDVTFLKDCVGAEVEAACADPATGSVLLLENLRFHVAEEGKGKDASGNKTKASQGDIDSFRASLSKLGDVYVNDAFGTAHRAHSSMVGVNLPQKAAGFLMKKELDYFAMALEKPKRPFLAILGGAKVKDKIQLINNMLDQVDEMIIGGGMAFTFLKVLNNMEIGTSLYDEEGAGIVKDLMAKAEKNGVKITLPVDFVTAEKFDEKAAVGTATVAAGIPAGWMGLDCGPESSKAYGEAVARAKQIVWNGPVGVFEWENFAKGTKDMMDKVVEVTKSGCITIIGGGDTATCCAKWNTEDKVSHVSTGGGASLELLEGKVLPGVDSLSSA